A single window of Deltaproteobacteria bacterium DNA harbors:
- a CDS encoding IPT/TIG domain-containing protein — protein MAAWRIAVCVTLALLAFGGPLSAGADVLTLNSDPSMVSDGDTHPALLEDPSGNIHAFYKMEADDTAELGWSGWDQMVYFMVDSEGNILIDQTVLTVGQWVARMEVAFVDGVGDDPRIAVVWHQGEGEVLIGVIDPSQHPQDGSDANATATTPVADGGNAGDGTIDQVWGGAMVTRTEDWTVSRGATDWDVEGSVSGTQLVATDDVLYPADSYSYNVDNPRVDRVSFRIDTSGDPFADGDEFTFSTTASPILSEAADEAVSEDDAVISVHPKFTVLPNNDLLLVWRNGQAYQDETDMTIGYRTGSPVSKAWSDIEEVWDSDSGTMANYGGGDIEVSAASYGVNTLVVSEPWIGEYANVLTYFAFDPSDGSYTVAPTDVFINGEVKRQTIETMPDGRVLIAFQTYLADGSQTELFVMLLDPAVNGFDGSALTEPVEPDADGGNTGDGTMTDVRVSLSAPAGNWTLTCTDDSTPGAEIWSVETEDDTYEDATTGTAYSSDSGAVAFKIEAGGTDFAVGDVFTFSTVAPSGVAMAATNVDPGTNYQHPHLFANPDGGGVLMVFNDKNGTSYDQDIWYAILGYDGDIIEGPTLARDVDVDNGDYVQWPFDIRGSMRHDRVSIAWNEYDNIEMGYRFQLFMDENPAAKPEIVAVEPGELVEPAGGSVTITGENFAVGAKVFVGDTEISEVTFTDSETLVANVPGGLGEGLYAVRVVNPDTLFDSMADALDLIGDAGDDDTDDDSGDDDAAGDDDASGDDDAADGGGDDDDDDGGCCGC, from the coding sequence ATGGCCGCGTGGCGAATCGCTGTGTGTGTGACGTTGGCCTTGCTCGCGTTCGGCGGGCCGCTTTCGGCCGGCGCGGACGTCCTGACCCTGAATTCCGACCCTTCCATGGTCTCCGATGGGGATACGCATCCCGCGTTGCTGGAAGATCCGTCCGGCAACATCCACGCGTTTTACAAGATGGAAGCGGACGACACCGCTGAGCTGGGTTGGTCCGGCTGGGATCAGATGGTGTATTTCATGGTGGATTCCGAAGGAAATATCCTGATCGATCAGACGGTCCTGACGGTCGGGCAGTGGGTCGCCCGCATGGAAGTCGCATTCGTGGACGGCGTCGGCGACGATCCTCGCATCGCGGTGGTCTGGCACCAGGGCGAGGGCGAGGTGCTGATCGGCGTCATCGATCCGTCGCAGCATCCGCAGGACGGCAGCGACGCCAACGCCACCGCCACGACGCCCGTCGCCGATGGCGGAAACGCCGGCGACGGCACGATCGACCAGGTCTGGGGCGGCGCGATGGTCACGCGTACGGAAGACTGGACCGTGAGCCGCGGCGCGACGGATTGGGACGTGGAAGGCTCGGTGAGCGGGACCCAACTCGTCGCGACGGACGATGTGCTGTATCCCGCCGACAGCTATAGTTACAATGTGGATAATCCGCGTGTCGACCGAGTGTCGTTCCGAATCGATACGAGTGGCGATCCGTTCGCGGACGGCGACGAGTTCACGTTCTCGACGACGGCGAGTCCGATCCTCTCCGAGGCGGCCGACGAAGCGGTTTCCGAAGATGACGCGGTCATCTCGGTCCATCCGAAGTTCACCGTCCTGCCGAACAACGATCTCTTGCTCGTCTGGCGAAACGGGCAAGCCTATCAGGACGAAACGGACATGACGATCGGTTACCGCACGGGGTCGCCCGTGTCCAAGGCGTGGTCCGATATCGAAGAAGTGTGGGATTCGGACAGCGGCACCATGGCCAACTACGGCGGCGGCGATATCGAGGTGTCCGCCGCGTCGTACGGCGTGAACACGCTTGTCGTTTCCGAACCCTGGATCGGCGAATACGCCAACGTCCTCACGTATTTCGCGTTCGATCCGTCCGACGGCTCCTACACGGTCGCCCCGACGGACGTGTTCATCAACGGGGAAGTCAAACGACAGACCATTGAAACGATGCCGGATGGACGGGTGCTGATCGCGTTCCAGACCTATCTGGCCGATGGATCGCAGACGGAGTTGTTCGTCATGCTCCTCGATCCGGCGGTGAACGGGTTCGACGGATCGGCGCTCACCGAGCCGGTCGAGCCCGACGCGGACGGCGGCAATACCGGCGATGGCACGATGACCGATGTGCGCGTTTCGCTGTCGGCCCCCGCGGGGAACTGGACGCTCACCTGCACGGACGATTCGACCCCCGGTGCGGAGATCTGGTCGGTGGAAACCGAGGACGATACCTATGAAGACGCCACAACGGGAACGGCGTACAGCTCCGATTCCGGAGCCGTCGCGTTCAAGATCGAGGCGGGCGGGACGGACTTCGCGGTGGGCGACGTGTTCACCTTCAGCACCGTTGCCCCGAGCGGCGTCGCGATGGCGGCGACCAATGTCGATCCCGGCACGAACTATCAGCACCCGCACCTGTTCGCGAATCCCGACGGCGGCGGCGTGCTGATGGTGTTCAACGACAAGAACGGAACGTCCTACGATCAGGACATCTGGTACGCGATTCTGGGTTACGATGGCGACATCATCGAAGGTCCCACGCTGGCGCGGGATGTGGACGTCGACAACGGCGATTACGTGCAATGGCCGTTCGACATTCGCGGCTCGATGCGTCACGACCGCGTGTCGATCGCCTGGAACGAGTATGACAACATCGAAATGGGATACCGCTTCCAGCTGTTCATGGACGAGAATCCCGCGGCGAAGCCCGAGATCGTCGCGGTCGAGCCGGGCGAATTGGTGGAACCTGCCGGCGGATCGGTGACAATCACCGGCGAGAATTTCGCGGTCGGCGCAAAGGTCTTCGTGGGCGACACCGAGATTTCAGAAGTGACGTTCACGGACTCGGAAACGCTGGTCGCCAATGTCCCCGGCGGTTTGGGAGAAGGGCTCTACGCCGTGCGCGTCGTGAACCCCGACACGCTCTTCGATTCGATGGCCGACGCCCTCGATCTGATCGGCGACGCGGGCGACGACGACACCGACGATGATTCGGGTGACGACGACGCGGCGGGCGACGACGACGCGTCGGGCGACGATGACGCGGCCGATGGCGGTGGTGACGACGACGATGACGACGGCGGCTGCTGCGGCTGCTGA
- the greA gene encoding transcription elongation factor GreA: MSDRSPITKHGFERLKQTLEQLTKFERPKASKAIGVAREHGDLSENAEYHAAKDAQGMLEARIGQLQALLTTAQVIDTSTIRGDRIVFGAIVRLLDLNTDEEFEYQIVGEFEADTENGRLSIKSPIARHLIGKSKHDFVDIEVPGGVRSLEILDVVYR; this comes from the coding sequence ATGTCCGATCGGTCTCCGATCACCAAACACGGGTTTGAACGCCTCAAACAGACGCTCGAGCAGCTCACCAAATTCGAGCGGCCCAAGGCGTCGAAGGCTATCGGCGTGGCGCGCGAGCACGGCGACCTGTCCGAAAACGCCGAGTATCACGCGGCCAAGGACGCGCAGGGCATGCTCGAGGCGCGCATCGGACAGCTTCAAGCCCTGCTCACCACCGCGCAGGTGATCGACACGTCCACGATCCGCGGCGACCGAATCGTCTTCGGAGCGATCGTACGTCTGCTGGATCTGAATACGGACGAGGAGTTCGAGTACCAGATCGTCGGCGAGTTCGAAGCCGACACCGAAAACGGCCGCCTCTCGATCAAATCGCCGATCGCCCGCCACCTGATCGGCAAGTCGAAGCACGACTTCGTCGACATCGAGGTCCCGGGCGGCGTGCGCAGCCTGGAAATTCTCGACGTCGTTTACCGTTAG
- a CDS encoding DUF4147 domain-containing protein, producing MALAPRHKPLDPTDAALYAHVLKAGDLALAAAHGGTALRAAIGVEGRRITTATLDIQPATWDRLVVLGAGKAAVAMARQASDLFGDRVAEGCVIAPLSPEEAAKVNIPHITVLPGEHPVPGQHSGGSSLHLVMAAAGAAKPKTLAIVLISGGASALLTHSIAGLPPREKARIVDALVRSGAPIGEINTVRRHLSRVKGGGLRRRLGPARVVTFAISDVPRSYPWDIGSGPTVPDPTSTAEAEVALRRHVDADLAEPAIAALRETGGETLKPSEDADWRDRFHLIADNALARTAAAHSLRERGYAVFVAPEDLAGDVESAANRLVALWRAHRRDAGPYAALVAGGETQVRVGEDAGKGGRNHELALLVAKRIAPDGGHQVFYSLATDGADGNTGAAGAIVTPTTLARATEAGLDADAAMDAHDTGTFFAALGDQLTTATATNTNVMDLMIFATRSEHLTP from the coding sequence ATGGCACTCGCCCCCCGGCACAAGCCGCTCGATCCGACCGACGCGGCGCTCTACGCGCACGTGCTCAAGGCGGGCGATCTCGCGCTCGCGGCGGCGCACGGGGGCACGGCGCTGCGCGCGGCGATCGGCGTCGAGGGCCGGCGCATCACCACGGCGACGCTCGATATCCAACCCGCGACCTGGGACCGCCTCGTCGTGCTCGGCGCGGGCAAAGCCGCCGTCGCCATGGCGCGGCAAGCGTCGGATCTGTTCGGCGATCGCGTCGCCGAGGGGTGCGTGATCGCGCCGCTCTCGCCCGAAGAGGCGGCCAAGGTGAACATCCCGCACATCACCGTCCTGCCCGGCGAGCATCCGGTGCCAGGCCAGCACAGCGGCGGATCGTCGCTGCATCTGGTCATGGCGGCGGCGGGCGCGGCGAAACCGAAGACGCTGGCAATCGTCCTGATCTCCGGCGGCGCTTCGGCCCTGCTCACGCATTCCATCGCCGGCCTGCCGCCCCGCGAAAAAGCCCGCATCGTGGATGCGCTCGTGCGTAGCGGCGCGCCGATCGGCGAGATCAACACGGTGCGCCGCCATCTGTCACGGGTGAAGGGCGGTGGGCTGCGCCGACGGCTCGGTCCGGCGCGCGTCGTGACCTTCGCAATCAGCGACGTGCCGCGTTCGTACCCATGGGACATCGGCTCGGGGCCCACCGTGCCCGACCCCACGTCGACGGCGGAGGCCGAGGTGGCGCTGCGCCGCCACGTGGACGCCGACCTCGCCGAGCCGGCCATCGCGGCGCTGCGCGAGACCGGCGGCGAGACGCTCAAGCCGAGTGAAGACGCCGACTGGCGCGATCGCTTCCACCTCATCGCCGACAACGCCCTCGCCCGAACAGCGGCGGCGCACAGCCTCAGAGAACGCGGCTACGCGGTCTTCGTCGCGCCCGAGGACCTCGCGGGCGACGTGGAATCCGCCGCGAATCGTCTGGTGGCGCTGTGGCGCGCGCATCGGCGCGACGCCGGGCCCTATGCCGCGCTGGTCGCCGGCGGCGAGACGCAGGTCCGCGTGGGGGAGGACGCGGGCAAGGGCGGACGCAACCACGAACTCGCGTTGCTCGTCGCGAAGCGCATCGCGCCCGACGGCGGGCATCAGGTGTTTTATTCGCTCGCCACCGACGGCGCGGACGGCAACACCGGCGCGGCCGGGGCGATCGTCACGCCGACGACGCTCGCGCGTGCAACCGAGGCCGGGCTCGATGCCGATGCCGCGATGGACGCGCACGACACCGGGACGTTTTTCGCCGCGCTCGGCGATCAGCTCACCACCGCCACGGCCACCAACACCAACGTGATGGACCTGATGATCTTCGCCACGCGTTCGGAGCATCTGACGCCGTAG
- a CDS encoding IPT/TIG domain-containing protein gives MRMRSFALGFVCVLVALLASSSMAAVITLNPDDESNSYGYMHTRVLEDANGNIHILTKLDSSVEDGWGTDDMLVYYMTDSEGNILIDKTFLTVGRRAGRAEMAPIDPTWASTEIAILYHQRVGEIQLAIIDPYLHPMDGSDANATATTPAADGGNTGDGSIDEVWPGMLAAPTEDWDVEFDGTDWGVTGSVSGELDSRADTDYWYPYDAESTSGSFLDADPVAFYITPSGDAFVNGDKFTFSVTASPILVQATKDPFSDDGDAFRDVHGQFVHMPSGELGVLWRYGDTYDEGADQAIVGRFGDFSKSFGATQTISETPSAGGYADYGGGDFQVSVTGDYLDFMYTVVPDYLGDNDGNAIELHSYERVESGTFDPVVARTYVFMNDKAKRRSFVNLPNGNVLVAFQSYMIGDSLTDTYTMVFDPAAGGLNGDTLTPDVVPDADGGNTGDGTMSDVLTSLIAPTANWTVTCTDDTTAGSEIWSVETEDDTYEDAETGIYYFTDSGAISFVIEAGGTDFAVGDTFTFSTTASTAVVSGPTAVDDGQVMHHPRLYMNPGGRGILLAVLHKDDDNAGKNQPYYAIYGYDGAQIEEPTQAANIDNDGDLDVMEWPYDMGGSMAHDQVILMWNENDGVTSGLKHQLFLSDIPADAPIVTSVTPAELDDATGGDIAVVGENFVDGAAVFVGDNEATAVTFTDAENLTATVPAGIGEGTYAVRVVNPDTLFGTLDDALTIVTSGDDDSDDDSDDDSDDDAGGDDDASGDDDASDGGDDDDDDDGGCCGC, from the coding sequence ATGCGGATGAGGAGTTTTGCGCTGGGATTTGTGTGCGTCCTGGTGGCCCTGCTGGCCAGCAGCTCGATGGCGGCGGTCATCACGCTCAACCCCGATGACGAGAGCAACAGCTACGGCTACATGCACACGCGCGTGTTGGAAGATGCCAACGGCAACATCCACATCCTGACGAAGCTCGACAGCAGCGTGGAAGATGGATGGGGCACGGACGACATGCTCGTCTACTATATGACCGATTCGGAAGGAAACATCCTCATCGACAAGACGTTCTTGACGGTCGGCCGTCGCGCCGGTCGTGCGGAAATGGCGCCGATCGATCCGACATGGGCGAGCACCGAAATCGCCATCCTGTACCACCAGCGCGTCGGCGAGATTCAGCTTGCGATCATCGATCCTTATCTGCATCCCATGGACGGCAGCGACGCAAACGCGACGGCGACGACGCCCGCGGCGGACGGCGGCAACACCGGCGACGGATCGATCGACGAGGTTTGGCCGGGCATGCTCGCCGCGCCGACCGAGGACTGGGACGTGGAATTCGACGGGACGGATTGGGGCGTCACGGGTTCCGTCTCCGGAGAGCTCGACAGCCGTGCGGACACCGACTACTGGTACCCCTACGACGCGGAAAGCACCTCCGGCTCGTTTCTCGATGCCGATCCGGTGGCCTTTTATATCACGCCTTCGGGTGATGCGTTCGTGAACGGCGACAAGTTCACGTTCTCCGTCACGGCCAGCCCCATTCTCGTGCAGGCGACGAAGGATCCGTTCTCGGATGACGGCGACGCATTCCGCGACGTTCACGGCCAGTTCGTCCACATGCCGTCGGGCGAACTGGGCGTGTTGTGGCGTTACGGCGACACGTATGACGAAGGCGCCGATCAGGCGATCGTCGGTCGCTTCGGCGACTTCTCCAAGTCGTTCGGCGCAACCCAGACCATCAGTGAAACGCCGTCGGCGGGCGGTTACGCCGATTACGGCGGCGGTGATTTCCAGGTTTCGGTCACGGGGGATTACCTGGATTTCATGTACACTGTCGTCCCCGATTATCTGGGAGATAACGACGGCAATGCGATCGAACTCCATTCCTACGAACGAGTGGAATCCGGAACCTTCGACCCAGTCGTCGCCCGCACGTATGTGTTCATGAACGACAAGGCGAAACGTCGATCATTCGTGAATCTGCCGAACGGCAATGTGCTCGTGGCGTTTCAATCTTACATGATCGGCGACAGCCTGACCGACACCTACACAATGGTGTTCGATCCGGCGGCGGGTGGCCTGAACGGCGACACGCTGACGCCCGATGTCGTGCCCGACGCGGACGGCGGCAACACCGGCGACGGCACGATGTCCGACGTGTTAACCTCGCTCATCGCGCCCACGGCGAATTGGACCGTGACCTGCACCGACGACACGACAGCCGGCTCGGAAATTTGGTCCGTCGAGACCGAGGACGATACGTATGAGGACGCGGAGACCGGCATTTACTACTTCACCGATTCGGGCGCGATCAGTTTCGTGATCGAGGCGGGCGGCACGGACTTCGCCGTGGGTGACACGTTCACCTTCTCGACGACCGCCTCGACCGCCGTGGTGTCGGGCCCGACGGCCGTGGACGACGGTCAAGTCATGCACCACCCGCGCCTCTACATGAACCCCGGCGGGCGCGGCATCCTGCTCGCCGTTCTGCACAAGGATGACGACAACGCCGGCAAAAACCAGCCGTATTACGCGATCTACGGCTACGACGGCGCGCAGATCGAAGAGCCGACGCAGGCCGCCAATATCGACAACGACGGCGACCTCGATGTCATGGAATGGCCGTACGACATGGGTGGTTCGATGGCCCACGATCAGGTCATCCTGATGTGGAACGAGAACGACGGCGTCACGAGCGGCCTGAAGCACCAACTATTCCTCAGCGACATCCCTGCCGATGCGCCGATCGTCACCTCGGTGACGCCGGCCGAACTCGACGACGCGACCGGCGGCGACATCGCCGTCGTCGGCGAAAACTTCGTCGATGGAGCGGCGGTGTTCGTCGGAGACAACGAAGCCACGGCCGTCACGTTCACCGACGCCGAGAATCTCACGGCCACCGTCCCCGCCGGGATCGGCGAGGGCACCTACGCGGTGCGTGTGGTGAACCCCGACACGCTCTTCGGCACGCTCGACGACGCGCTCACGATCGTGACGTCAGGCGACGACGATTCGGACGACGATTCGGACGACGATTCGGACGACGACGCGGGCGGCGACGACGACGCGTCCGGCGACGACGACGCGTCCGATGGCGGTGATGACGACGACGATGACGACGGCGGCTGCTGCGGCTGCTGA
- a CDS encoding MltA domain-containing protein, whose translation MRFRSVVIALTLLAATAFAAPAPAWEEVVGLRFEERGDTRGLLLALDRQAAHLAKSPGTAVRIGNSRVTHRQLLHGVRTLQRLVMEYPDPTALSDQVNAHFRVYRTSHPERAGKAHFTAYYDSVLEASPVRTGAFQYPLYARPGDLAEKNGRSWRKVGEALVPYHTRREIEEGGALAGRGLEIAWVADYVELHYLHIQGSGRLHFPDGSVKTAHFSGTNGYPFQSAAKLMIDAGLTSGGYLAVKQWMREHLDVATPYFWRNSRFIFFRLSDEEPSGAAGIPLTPGRTIATDKSIYPSGAIAFVRYSAPVIDDAGKVTSTVMTSRFVTDNDTGVAIVGPGRADLYVGTGAKAEMLAGATNTFGEMYYLIPR comes from the coding sequence ATGCGTTTTCGGTCGGTTGTAATTGCGCTCACGTTGCTGGCCGCCACGGCGTTCGCCGCTCCCGCGCCCGCGTGGGAAGAGGTCGTGGGACTGCGTTTCGAGGAACGTGGCGACACGCGCGGGCTGCTGCTGGCCCTGGACCGTCAAGCCGCCCACCTCGCCAAGTCGCCGGGCACGGCGGTGCGGATCGGCAACAGCCGCGTCACGCACCGCCAGCTCCTCCACGGCGTGCGCACGCTCCAGCGGCTCGTGATGGAATACCCGGACCCGACCGCGCTCTCCGATCAGGTGAACGCGCACTTTAGGGTATATCGCACCAGCCACCCGGAGCGCGCGGGCAAGGCGCACTTCACTGCCTATTACGACTCGGTGCTCGAGGCGTCGCCCGTTCGCACCGGGGCGTTCCAGTATCCGCTCTACGCGCGGCCCGGCGATCTGGCCGAAAAAAACGGGCGGTCGTGGCGCAAGGTCGGCGAGGCGCTGGTGCCGTATCACACGCGCCGCGAGATCGAGGAGGGCGGCGCGCTCGCAGGACGCGGGCTCGAGATTGCGTGGGTCGCCGACTACGTCGAACTGCACTATCTGCACATCCAGGGTTCGGGCCGGCTGCATTTCCCGGACGGCTCGGTGAAAACGGCGCATTTTTCCGGCACGAACGGCTATCCGTTCCAGAGCGCGGCGAAACTGATGATCGACGCGGGGCTGACTTCGGGCGGCTATCTCGCGGTCAAGCAGTGGATGCGCGAACACCTCGACGTGGCCACACCGTATTTTTGGCGCAATTCGCGCTTCATCTTTTTCCGCCTGTCCGACGAAGAGCCCTCCGGGGCCGCGGGCATCCCCCTCACGCCGGGGCGCACCATCGCCACGGACAAATCGATATATCCCTCGGGCGCCATCGCCTTCGTGCGTTACAGCGCTCCGGTCATCGACGACGCGGGCAAGGTGACCTCGACGGTCATGACCTCGCGGTTCGTCACCGACAACGACACCGGCGTGGCGATCGTCGGCCCGGGCCGCGCCGACCTGTACGTCGGCACCGGGGCCAAGGCCGAGATGCTCGCCGGCGCGACCAACACCTTCGGCGAGATGTATTATCTGATTCCGAGGTGA
- a CDS encoding ATP-binding domain-containing protein, with amino-acid sequence MGETDAIRLTEDDRAIVREEEDLLASVHAALRRARMSGAVDTAPIHGRLRHLRDEAALASVSDLPAIFDQLHSHQALASHRFGQTLPDERSPYFARMRLREGNTARDVLLGHASFIDPRGGVTVIDWRHAPVSRIFYNYREGDEYEEKLPGRTASGVVEVRRVITVEDGRLMRITMPGGSLVREGVHAWRREGPRELPRLAGGQGSAERGRTVGGFGAGRLGTGQSGRALAQVAALLDREQFALLEAEADASLLVLGGAGCGKTTVALHRLAALAYRDRKRFAAKKMLVIVPERGLVRLSQKLLAGLGMSEVRVTTFDDWIRGQARMLCRDLPRRICESTPARVMRFKRHGAVLSVLGDFVLRRETEIAERLRRKLIDTPQVADEFSRARGPNPAAKLIHVERRYRESGENEPYDPKREILAAEVRRVLAAERDRLEALDADRIDLFSDRAILERIVAASNGDLTPGMIDEVLAHTRLQAMDTENVRYADIDGERLKTVDGRSLDDGTPEAKAGTIDVEDYAILLELLRRKTGRVQTSAGRLHSYAHMVVDEAQDLAPVELRALGEALREGASVTIAGDAAQQIDVSSCFESWERVLRLLGVESDATAHHLTTSYRSARPIALYAHGILGRLAPPEPPRTVRDGAPVQRSDFPNEGHTTVFLAEALADLMDREGSASVAVIARRPSTAARIADALRSVPKLRHVVAGEFPFTPGIDVTDVHQVKGLEWDYVVIPDANANDYPDTPEARRLLHVATTRAIHQLWLISVGKPSPVLPSEV; translated from the coding sequence ATGGGCGAGACGGACGCCATCAGGCTGACCGAGGACGATCGGGCGATCGTGCGCGAGGAGGAAGACCTGCTCGCGTCGGTGCACGCGGCGCTGCGCCGCGCACGGATGTCCGGGGCGGTCGACACCGCACCGATCCACGGGCGGCTGCGTCATCTTCGCGACGAGGCCGCGCTCGCCTCGGTGAGCGACCTTCCCGCGATCTTCGACCAGCTCCATTCGCATCAGGCGCTCGCGTCGCATCGGTTCGGCCAGACGCTGCCCGACGAACGCTCGCCCTACTTCGCCCGCATGCGCCTGCGCGAGGGAAACACCGCGCGCGACGTTCTGCTGGGACACGCGTCATTCATCGACCCGCGCGGCGGCGTGACGGTCATCGATTGGCGGCATGCGCCCGTGTCGCGCATCTTCTACAACTACCGCGAGGGCGACGAATACGAGGAAAAGCTCCCGGGACGCACCGCGTCGGGCGTGGTCGAGGTGCGCCGCGTGATCACCGTCGAGGACGGCCGGCTCATGCGCATCACCATGCCGGGCGGCTCGCTCGTGCGCGAGGGCGTCCATGCGTGGCGGCGCGAGGGCCCGCGCGAGCTGCCGCGTCTCGCGGGAGGCCAAGGCAGCGCCGAGCGCGGCCGCACGGTCGGCGGATTCGGCGCGGGGCGACTCGGCACGGGGCAGTCGGGGCGTGCGCTCGCGCAGGTCGCGGCGCTGCTCGACCGCGAACAGTTCGCGCTGCTCGAGGCCGAGGCCGACGCGTCGCTGCTGGTGCTGGGCGGTGCGGGATGCGGCAAAACCACCGTCGCGCTGCACCGGCTCGCGGCGCTCGCCTACCGCGACCGCAAGCGATTCGCCGCAAAAAAGATGCTTGTCATTGTGCCCGAGCGCGGACTCGTGCGTCTGTCGCAAAAGCTCCTCGCGGGCCTCGGCATGTCCGAGGTGCGCGTCACGACCTTCGACGACTGGATTCGCGGGCAGGCCCGGATGCTGTGCCGCGACCTTCCCCGGCGCATCTGCGAATCGACTCCCGCGCGCGTGATGCGCTTCAAACGCCACGGCGCGGTGCTGTCGGTTCTGGGCGACTTCGTGCTCCGGCGCGAGACCGAGATCGCCGAGCGCCTGCGCCGCAAGCTGATCGACACGCCGCAGGTGGCGGACGAATTTTCCCGCGCGCGCGGCCCGAACCCGGCCGCGAAACTGATTCATGTCGAACGGCGATATCGCGAGTCGGGCGAAAACGAGCCCTACGACCCGAAGCGCGAGATCCTCGCCGCCGAGGTCCGCCGCGTGCTCGCCGCCGAACGCGACCGGCTCGAGGCGCTCGACGCGGACCGCATCGACCTGTTCTCCGACCGCGCGATACTGGAACGCATCGTCGCCGCGTCGAACGGCGATCTAACGCCCGGGATGATCGACGAGGTGCTCGCGCACACGCGGTTGCAGGCGATGGATACCGAAAACGTGCGCTACGCGGATATCGACGGCGAGCGCCTGAAGACGGTGGACGGGCGCTCGCTCGACGACGGCACGCCCGAGGCCAAGGCGGGCACGATCGACGTGGAGGACTACGCGATCCTGCTCGAACTCCTGCGACGCAAGACGGGGCGCGTGCAGACCTCGGCGGGGCGGCTGCATAGTTACGCGCACATGGTGGTGGACGAGGCGCAGGATCTCGCGCCCGTGGAGCTGCGCGCGCTGGGCGAGGCGTTGCGCGAAGGGGCGTCGGTGACCATTGCGGGCGACGCGGCGCAGCAGATCGACGTGTCGTCGTGCTTCGAGTCGTGGGAGCGCGTGCTGCGGCTGCTCGGCGTCGAGTCCGACGCGACCGCGCATCACTTGACCACGTCCTACCGCTCGGCGCGACCGATCGCGCTTTACGCGCACGGCATCCTCGGTCGCCTCGCGCCGCCCGAGCCGCCGCGGACCGTGCGCGACGGCGCGCCGGTGCAGCGCAGCGATTTCCCCAACGAGGGGCACACGACGGTGTTTCTGGCCGAGGCGCTGGCCGACCTGATGGACCGGGAGGGCTCGGCGAGCGTGGCGGTGATCGCGCGGCGGCCGTCCACCGCGGCGCGCATCGCCGACGCGCTGCGTTCCGTGCCGAAACTGCGGCACGTTGTCGCGGGCGAATTCCCCTTCACGCCCGGCATCGACGTGACCGACGTGCATCAGGTGAAGGGGCTGGAGTGGGATTACGTCGTCATCCCCGATGCGAACGCCAACGACTACCCCGACACGCCCGAGGCGCGCCGCCTGTTGCACGTCGCGACCACCCGCGCCATTCACCAGCTCTGGCTGATCTCGGTCGGCAAGCCGTCGCCGGTGCTGCCGTCGGAAGTGTAG